The Haliaeetus albicilla chromosome 11, bHalAlb1.1, whole genome shotgun sequence sequence ccctttcagtTGAGTATATACAAACCagttaaaaatatctttgttaTTTTGGTTATGgtaaggggggaggggggggtgtagttcaaaatattctgaaattttCTGATGCATAACTTTTTCTGTCAGTGTCCAGAAACCTTTCTGATTCCATTCCTGCATGCCAAAAGATTTTAAGCTGTGTTAACAAAGTGTTTCATGtacaaaccaaagcaaatatAAACTCAAGGAAATGTATGGACAGGTAGTGTTACTCATTTTCATTCTCATACCAGCTCCTGTTTGTTTATTCACCTGTTGTATATGGTGTGTCTCCAAAGTGTGAACTCTCCCAACATAGGAACTGgattgcttttgtatttttgacTCTGGCTAATACTTTAAGGTTCTGATTAACAATTACAGTCCCCAAGAATTATCTCACTTACAACACAGCTGAATGATTTCCATATTCTTGGGGTGTACAGCTTAATTTGTGGAATAATTACTGGCAGCCCTTTAGAACAGGAGTACTGGAATATGTCACAGTTTTGTGTCTCATTAGGGTGCAGAGATGACTGAGCTACTCATCTTGGGAAACAAACACAAGTAACCCTGCTAATGATTATTAAAGAGTTCCTCTAGTCTTATTAAAGGTACCTCTAGTCATTCTTATCAGAAATTTATGACTAGCTATTAATTTTCCTGCTGTCTGTTGTCATGCTgtactgattttatttcttttcatgtatttacaaactccatctttaaaatattgttgtGCATCTTTGAGTTTTTAGTACTAAAGCTGCAGTTATTATGCCTTCATCAGGGATAACATCTATACAGTCTCTGATAGAAGCTGAAATTCCACTGAATAGCACAGAAAACTTAGTTAATTTGGAGCTTCAGTTCCAAGGCCATAAGCTAGCCTGAGATGTGGGCAGGGGTTTACAGTGCAGTCTTACTGTCTGGTTTACAGTTGCTGTGGTCATCCAGAGCTAATCTTCTCAGGGCTGCCCTCTTTCAAGAAAACAAGTCATGTGGGAGCCTCCCCCTCGCTGTGCTCCCAGCGGCACAGGGCATGAGGAAGATGATCACTCCACCCTCGCTATTAACAAAAGGAAAGCTTCATTTTTACAGTGCTAAAGGTCAGAGAGGGTTCCAAGAAAATGCTTCATTCTTCCCCACAGTGTAGGGATGATCTGAGGGATATTTCAGCACTGCTGTTGGCTGCTGCAGAAGGAGGAAAcctgcagcttctctgctgggttttattacagaaaaaagataCAGCTGCAGCAGGGTAGAGGCAGGAGACTACTGGCGGAGAGGGGCAGAAGTTGCTCTAAGAGATTTTCTTGCTCATCCCTGTTCCCACATTCACTGCACAGCACTAAACTTTTCTCTGACCCAGACTTTGTTTCCTGGACTGTTACTGGAAAGCAGAAGCATGGAGAGTTTGTTCACACTTCTGTTGGAGACAGCAAATTTCTCCTTTTAATCCTGAATATTATTGACAGATTAGAAACTCCAGCATTATACAGTATTATTTTTGctagtgagagagaaaaaatggatGCACTCAGAGCACCTGAAAATGAGTCGCTGTTGTCCAGTTCCTCCGGTCCTGCCAGATGGGATCCCTTCCGTCGTCCCTTGGACTCCATCCAGCCCTGGCACTTCAGCCTTCTGGCAGCAGTAATGTTGGTGGTGACCTCCCTGTCGCTTGCTGAGAACTTGGCTGTAATCCTGGTAACTTCTAAGTTCAAGCAATTGAGACAACCTGTCAATTATGTTATAGTCAATTTGTCTGTGGCTGATTTCCTGGTCTCCCTGACTGGTGGCACCATCAGCTTTTTAACAAATctaaaaggttatttttatctGGGATACTGGGCTTGTGTACTGGAAGGATTTGCTGTCACATTTTTTGGTAAGCTTGATTTTGTTTGTAGTTGTatgttcttttccttcagcttccTCCAGTGTACTCTACTAGCTATCCTGCAGCTTCCCAAGTCACTGACTTTGCATGCCTTTGAACTCACTGGTTCCTTTCCCAGTTACATATATTCTGTAGTGGATCTCGTGTGAGTGAATAACATGTTTCACTATATCTGTCATATATCAGTGACTTGTCACATGTGTACTGATCATTGAATATGTTTAATATAATGAGAAAAAGCTCACTAATAGAATAACAGCATTGTGGGttcttttgtaaaataatgTCAGGAAAAAATTCACTATGTGTAactattttaaagttttgtatTTAGGTCAGTGCATATATGGATAAatagagagaggaaaagagtgAGTGGCTGCTCTTAAACTGTCGTATTTGAAAATATCAGCGCATGGAGACATCTTATGTTAGCTACCCTGCAGTGGTTCTGAGGAACCGTGGCACACCTGTAACAGTCACGCCACACACTGACATCTTTTTGTGCttctttttcttggctttgtTTTACTAACTGCACAAAAAGTATTAGAAATACTCTAAAAGGGAGAATCCTCACCACATAGTGTCCTGTGTATATGCACCTCTGCAGAATAAATGGGAAATCAGTTTAAAACGGGACATCTTCTTACTTGAGATAGACATTAATTCCTGCCTCCCTGTTCCTATTTCTGAAGCTGCATAGTAAAGACAGCCTTCTAACTCTTCTCACTGCCCTAAATCAAACACATTGCTGATCCTCAGCCTGAAAAGGAGTCCCACAGTTGCTCTCAGCCTGATTAAGCTACACAGAGGGAATGTCCGTGAGGGACAATGCTACTAAATCAGTTCGTGGCATGATTTTGGTGGCCAACCAGCTGATACATGCCTAATAAACTGATAATTTAATGTTGTGGGCAGCTGTCTGTAGGTTAGAGTTTTATGACAGTCTGAAATATGACATTTCTTGCAAAGGTAGCATTTTGAAGATATATCTTAATTTCTTGATTTGGAAGCTACACATAATTTGCAGCTTTTCAGAGTagaactgaatgaaaaaaagaagtcatcaTCAGTCAAATGGCCCAATTAGCTGCTTGGTTTTGTAGTCCTTATACCGTAGACTGACAAACTAGACAAATATGAAAATCTTGTGCTCTTAGTAAATAATAAGGCACATAAATTGCACATCTTCATAACTTGGGTTGATGGAAGGGGTGTCTGATGTAGTGGGTGGTCaaacagtggaacaggttgccctgaggggttgtggagtctccaccTGTGGAGTTattcaaaacccagctggagTTGGTCCTAGACAACCTGCTGTATGGACtgtgcttgagcagggggtgatgttgaactagatgacctccagagatgCCTTTCAACCTAAACATTTCTCTGATTTTGTGATGTGGGCtggtgtttgcttttcagtgaaTCTACCCAATTTTTGATGCTGATTGTGTTTTCTTACTATAGGCATTGTTGCTCTCTGGTCTCTTGCTCTGTTGGCTTTTGAGCGGTATATTGTGATCTGTCGCCCATTGGGAAATATGCGCTTGAGGGGGAAGCATGCAGCCCTAGGTATTGCCTTTGTGTGGACCTTTTCCTTCATTTGGACCATTCCACCAACAATGGGTTGGAGCAGTTACACCACCAGTAAGATTGGAACTACTTGTGAGCCTAACTGGTAAGGCCACTCTTGCAGAGTATGGTAAAGAAATGAAACTTGCAGCTCAGGACATCTCAGGGGTAGGAATTTAAAGGAAAGGTTTAAACATGGTGTACATCTCTGCAAAAATGGGTGTAAAGAAAGTTGGAACAAAACTGAGCAAAATTTGCCAAggatagattaaaaaaaaagaattctaaaGGGAGGAGCGTCCATCTCTAATGAAAATAACCATCCTATACCTTGTCCTTTTTGTCAGGATTCAAAGAGGACAAAgagagatttttcagaagacgagacaaagccctgagcaacctggtctgacccCATAGCGGACTCCACTTTGAGCATGAGGTTGGACTACATGTCCCTTCCCACCTGAACTGTCCCACAGTTCTATGATACTGTGCCTATGGTCATAGGATCCTGTCCTAGCCCACAGCCAGGGAGCTAGCCCAGGGCTCCATCTGGTGATATGACTAGAGTTGTAAAGGGGCACTTTGAATAAAAACAGTTGACAAAAATCCTAGTGACAGCTTTGAAGAGCAAAATTAATACTTCCAGAAAATAATAAGAACACAAATTAGTAATACATACACACTGTATTTTGTGTTTACAGGTACTCAGGAGCTTATACTGACCATACGTACATTATTGCATTCTTCACCACCTGTTTTATAGTGCCTTTATTGGTGATTTTGGTATCCTATGGAAAACTGATGCAGAAGCTaagaaaggtaagaaaaagCACTTATcagtaaacttttaaaatgtgtatgtatgcaAACATTTGGAATTTTTGTGTTCGATTTTCTGTAAAGATCAGACATAAGGAGATCAAATTTCCAGGCAGCAAATGCACTCAGTTATCATCTATTGTTATATAATTATCCTTACACACAGAAATTCGTGCTATGGTTAGAAATGACTTTTCAAAGTGCAGTTTGCATCACTTATCAGTACATCTCATTAGCCAAACATCATACAAATGGAAGAGTGTCTGCCTCATAAATAAAGAAACTGAATGACCCAGTATGGGTTTGTTTACAATTGTAATTCAATTCAGTGATGTTTCTTAAGACTCAAACCAGGTAAATCAGAATTTTGCTTAAAATGACTGCATCTGTAAATTTTAAGAGTGCTGGCTAATACTCTATAACACTTACATGCAGAATAAGATGTAGCATTTGTAAATAATGTAATGCTGTttagtaaataaaatactaGATTGGAACATTTAAAAGAATTGAGAAAtacttttgaattttatttaatgattaTGTTGACACGATCCGAAAGAGAATttgcaaaaagtgaaaaataaagacaatagAATCGGAAAATTCCAATTTGGGGACAATATTGTTATTTCTATTCACTGCAAAGCTGCCTTGTCTGATTGCTTCAGTAATAAATTCAGTAAATTTCTTCAGTTTACTgatgtttttaaagtatttgggATAGTGAAATGCTTGTATTCATTCTGAGTGTCGTTTTCtctaagtaaaacaaaacagaagggaaatgcgaaaaatattttcattagaaaatacaGATTGGAACATGCGTACTTCAGGTAACATTGTGATTCCTCTGGATGGATTTTTCTTGATTTCCTCCAGGATGCATTTAGGGGAGAGAAGGTTAAATGGCTGGGAGAGGTTGATGGTTGATTTCAGTATTAAATACAAGAAGTTTCCCAGGTTGAATGTGAACTGCAGCACAGGTGCATTGCTGCTCACAGCGCTCCTGGTGAGATGGCACGGCGTCTGTTGGTGCGAGGGCGGGGGACGTGAATTACAACATACAGAGATGCTTGAAGAAAATCAGTGTTGACGACGCAGGCTCTCCTAACATAACTTGTAAAACTATGGTTCTGTTAGTCTGAATATCCAGaacttttattagtattttattttcccctgtCCTAACCTACCTGCAGAGGAAATGCACCACAGAGAGAGCGGGGGGGCAGACCTCCACGCTGCTGAGGCAGCCCTCTCGCTGCTGCCTTAGGGAAGCAGCTCTGCCGCTTGGCTTGGAGGGGGGGACagccaccccacagcagccACCCTGCGGGGCTCCCGCTCCTGCCAGGGGCACCTCTGGCGCGGGCAGGCGCGGCGGGTGGCAGGCGTCCCTCCCCGCGGGCCGGCGGTCACGGCACGGGCCCTGCAGGGATGGGAACGGGCCGCCCCTGGGAGGGAGAGCCCATGGGGTGGCCTGGCCTGAAGGGAGGGATGTGAAGGAGAGGGGACCCCTTGCCACGCATCCAGCACTGTCATGGGTCTGCCAGAGCGGTGGCTAATGTGCTACTCAGATGTTTCAGGAGGTGCACAAAAGGGCCATTTCCTTCCTCTGGGACAGCCACTTCAGAGGCTGcaagttaaaaacaaagcaggtgAGATGAGGAACAAGGGAGGCAATGAAGGAAAATGCCACCATCGGTCACAGCGGAAGCCGGTGAATggtccatcttgccatttggGTCAGGTCAGGATGTCTTCTGGAAGACCGATCTGTGCCACGTAGTGGGTCCCAGCATTGGCCTGGAGCCACTGTGGTGTGATCTCGCTCGGCTGtctttctcactcctctctccattatccagaaagaagagcagtaacgttaaaaaaaacaaatcacgCTTCTCAATAAGTTGTGTGTTTCACACTCCCCTTGCAGCTCAGTGATCTGGCAGACCGCACAGCCAGGAAATGCTGGCGTGGCCTCAGGGCACCTCATCGCAAACGATTTAGCCGTAGCCATCTGGCTTGTGCCAGTCCTTGCCTCTGGCTTttacagagagagagaactgTCTGAGTTGGCCTCTGTTACTTATAACAGCTTAAAACACAGTCTAGTGTGTAAAAGCCAACTGTCTGCAATATATTCTGTAAATTTATAATGAATTGCCATAAAGCTATATCTCACAACTaaaccaatttttaaaaatctgactaCGGTGAACAGAGAGAGACCCAGGCACCAGAACTGGGGTCTTGATGTTCCCAACCAACCCTCTTCCCAGATTTTGACTGCCATGTCCCACGGCTGCCACAGTGTGGACTTGGTCATGAGTGGCATTGTTTTGTCTTAGTAAAGTCTGCTGGTTCCTCAGTCTCTGTGACCCCCAGCTTTACAATGCCAGGGCTAGCTTTCACTACAACTGCAAAATTCATGAAAGAAATCAATCTTTAGGAAAAGCTCTAATTAACAGTTTACAATGGAGATAAATTATTATGGCAGTATTCCTTTGTTTGTAAGATAAAGCACCAGTACATGGTTCCTTATCAGTTTTGTGTTCTCAGATTTAGAAAGGAATCTACTGCCATCCGCAAAAAGCCATAGGTGAGAAAAAGGCCAGGCTGATAAGAGACAAAGACAAAACAGTCAAAAGCATAATCCAGGAGATTGTGTCCCTTCCCCAAAGTGACTGCACTTCTGCTGAAAGGGAGGCTGGGCTGCTCTCTTTGTAGGTACAGTGTATATGAAAAAATGCTGTAGAAATGTCATATATTGACAGGGAATATCTTAGCTTTGCGCAGCACCTAACACTGCCTTCATTGATGCCTAAGAACTTGTAGGCATTATGACAactcattattattattattattattattattattattgttgttgttgtatttATTGTTTGTTAAAGAATGACATAAAATACAACTTTCTACAGGGGTAAGGAcacctccctccccaggaggtGCTTCTATACCTCTGTAAGTACTAACTATGTTAAATTATATGAGTGCAGTGCAAGAGTTATTAGGGGAAATGTCTCCTTTCAGTTCTAACATTACTGTGGAAAGCTAAAAGGCCATATTACACCAAAAAATCTTACTTTATTAGCATGTATTATTGCAAGATCTGGCATCAGGTTTTTCTAGAGCCACACAGTATCATTAGTTACTTCCCATGTATGCTAACATTACGTTAACAGTGCCTTGTTTCACTAAGtcatcagaaacaaaacaaggatgTTTCCCAGAAAGACACTGTTTGACATCACATAATCTCTGTATCAACATCTCTGCCTAAAATGCATGatcagtgaggagaagagggggagCATTCCTGCTAATTGCCCCAATCCCACTTTCATTCTGGTGTCATTAGATCATAGAGGCTCTTCTGGTGAAGGCCATAAAGCACTACAGAGCTTGACAGACTCTCCTGGTCGCTGCTGATTAGTCTGGTGTAAACTTCACCCATGGCAAGCACTTTGCACAGCTACAGCAGAGTGCTGCCTTTAACACCTATATTGGACACCTAGTTGTCTGCAAAGGctgcatgaaaaagaaagcGCTTGAATTCAGGCTCACTATCTGCTTGTGACTCACCAAGATGGCCTTCTTTTTCAGTAATTAAGTCATGATCATGCCTTCAGTTGAACTGTTGCAGTTACTGTGGGTAGCCATAATGGCAGGGGTAGATTGGGAGATGACTGACAACTTCTCAAACAGTTAGCCAAAGCTGAATTTTTACACCCTGTGGATGTGGTGGCTAGAGGCTGGCCAGGGCTCAGGTGCACCAAGaagaggcagcaggagagggcTGGTGAGACCAGCTTCATGTGAGGCCTCGGGAGCAGGTTGGGGCTCGCCTgctggagggggagagggacagCTCAGCCTCCTTTCCTGCACCACCTTGCCTGGGgttatttcccctctgctgatGCTGACCACAGCAGCCATGAGCCTGTCTTTCCAAGTTTCCAGCAGAGAAAAGTCTGTGGTCCAAGGCAAGAGCTTTTGCTTAAAGCTAGCCCCTGGCAGTGGCCTGAATGAGAACTTGGAAGAAATCTGAAACTGCTGAGACTTGTAAAAAGATCTCATAAAGACAATGCTGTGCTTGGGCCGACTGGTACAGAAGCCAGTTTTGTAGGTAAGATTAAAGTTGTTTGGCTGTAAGGCTGGTTCAAAGCTGTATTGGCTTCTCATATTTGCCTTGTTATGGAATTGTGCTTTTCGTTATATTTTGCTGCACACAAACTGGTTTATCAGAACAGCAGCAAATGTATTTCACAAAAAGAccagaaaaggggaagaaggggatACTGCTCCTATCAGTATAGACAAAATGTTCTCTAGTCAGCTTTCCTGCAAGCCAGAAAGTCTAGCTTTATTAGGCTTTCTGCAgatccagagctgctgtaaGCTGAGGTAGCTCTGTTGAAGTTAGTGATGT is a genomic window containing:
- the LOC104318004 gene encoding opsin-VA; this encodes MDALRAPENESLLSSSSGPARWDPFRRPLDSIQPWHFSLLAAVMLVVTSLSLAENLAVILVTSKFKQLRQPVNYVIVNLSVADFLVSLTGGTISFLTNLKGYFYLGYWACVLEGFAVTFFGIVALWSLALLAFERYIVICRPLGNMRLRGKHAALGIAFVWTFSFIWTIPPTMGWSSYTTSKIGTTCEPNWYSGAYTDHTYIIAFFTTCFIVPLLVILVSYGKLMQKLRKVSDTQGRLGSTRKPERQVTRMVVVMIIAFLICWMPYAAFSILVTAYPSVELDPCLAAVPAFFSKTATVYNPIIYVFMNKQFRKCLIQMFSCSAIETAESSMNPTSERAMITQDKRGSEMSTMAVCSTISKKKTGDERRNCRSFAELAASENKICPM